The following proteins are encoded in a genomic region of Hippopotamus amphibius kiboko isolate mHipAmp2 chromosome 8, mHipAmp2.hap2, whole genome shotgun sequence:
- the HSCB gene encoding iron-sulfur cluster co-chaperone protein HscB isoform X4: protein MWGGRSGALLRLSGLWPIEVLGRRPLNCSAASLAGSSSPRCWNCGGLGGPLQGDRFYCPQCRALQPPDPTRDYFSLLNCKRSFTVDTAKLQHRYQQLQRLVHPDFFTQRSQTEKDFSEKHSTLINDAYKTLLAPLSRGLYLVS, encoded by the exons ATGTGGGGCGGAAGGAGCGGGGCCTTGCTCCGCTTGTCGGGGTTATGGCCGATAGAGGTGCTCGGAAGGAGACCGCTAAACTGCAGTGCTGCGTCGCTGGCTGGAAGCAGCTCCCCCCGGTGCTGGAACTGCGGCGGCCTAGGGGGCCCCTTGCAGGGGGACCGGTTCTACTGCCCTCAGTGCCGCGCGCTGCAGCCCCCTGACCCCACTCGAGACTACTTCAGCCTCTTGAACTG CAAACGCTCCTTCACAGTTGACACTGCAAAGCTCCAGCATAGGTACCAGCAACTACAGCGTCTTGTCCACCCAGATTTCTTCACCCAGAGGTCTCAG ACTGAAAAGGACTTCTCAGAGAAGCATTCGACCCTCATCAATGATGCCTATAAGACCCTTCTGGCCCCCCTGAGCAGGGGACTATACCTTGTAAG CTAA